TACTTTCCGTTATCAAAACGCTTGCCGCGGAAAAGATGACGATGGTCGTCGTCACTCACGAAATGGCGTTCGCCCGCGACACGAGCAGCCATATCATATTTATGGACGGAGGCGTCATCGTCGAACAGGGGTCTCCGAAAGACGTCATCGACAATCCGAGAGAAGCGCGCACGAAAGCGTTTTTGGCAAGATTCAACGCGTAAATCCGATTGCGATAATACCGACTGCATGGTATACTGTAATCGACAACAAAAAACGGAGCGTGGTATGGACGAGCAGGAATTGGATCCGTCGATCGCAGCATTGCTTGCGGAAGCGGAAAAGTCGCACCGAATCGGCGAAGCGGAAATCGATACGGGGCGGGCGGATGCCTCGCCCGAAGCGAAAACGGACAGAGATGCCGAACGGAGATTGCCGAAAGGAATTCACGATGTCGATTTGGGTGTCAAAGGCTTCGGTCCTCCGGGAAAATCGCTGAACGATGTTCCGTCCGATGTTTTCGACGATCCGCAGTATTATAAAACGGCGCTTTCCGGCGAAAACGAATCGGCACAGCGCGTACACGTACAGCTTTCAAAATATCTTACGAGTCAGGATCCGAAAGACCGTGCTGTTTTCCGGCAAAATATTATTTCGGCGTATTGGGAACTTTTGCGCGGTATGGCGGAAAAATCGGGCAATATGCATTTGCCGATGCCCAAGCGCATGCTCATGCGTTTCGGCGTTTTGCTTCCGTCGCTTTTCAAACCGGAACAAAAAGAATTTTTTTCGCGCATCATATTTGAAAACCTTACGAACGAACCGATTCTCTACATGGACGAATGGTTTAAAGAAGTCCTCTCGGGGCGCATGAATATTTCGATGACGGACGAACCCGCCTCTTCGCGCAGGATCAGTAAAAATCCCGATGAAGCTCAGATGCAGGAACAGACGCGGCTCATGCAGCTGCAGTCGAAAAATTCCGGTAAACTGCAGAGCGCGGAAAGCATGCTTACGATGAAAGAGCACGAGCGCGAAATGCTTGAAATCGAATTGAAGCGCCTCGTCGACACTATATGTGAACACCAGCCCTGTTTCGGGCTCGAGCCGCATCTCGCTCCGTACACCGACGCGCAAAAGCACGATTTTTCCGAGATAAGCGACAAACTGCGAAACCTTTCGCGGAACGATAAAGAACTTACAAAAAATTTGCGCGAGTTTGAAGAAGCGAAGGGCATCTTCGACAGCGTACAGGAAAAGCTCGCCGCGGGGCCCGAGATCGTCGAAATGAATACGGGCGACCTGAAAACCGAATTCGATACGGTGCGTCAGATGGCGAAGATGACGGTCGGCAGGCAGGGAAATCAGTTTCCCATTTTTACGCGCGAGTTTTTTCACTGCACCGAAAAGGGGACGGGTACGCGTGAAAACGTGCTCGAAGTTATGCGCTGGGTCGAGTCGATCGATCCGGGCGCGTTTTGCCGCATTCACAAAAGCGTGCCGAACAGAATCATTCCGTATACGCTGCTCGTGCCGACGTACGGCGACCGCGGTTTTTGCTGGCAGCCCTTCGACCGTTACAATCTCGTGACGAGCCGCGGGCGCATCGTCATTCCGATGTATCCTCGCGATCTGCTGATCGCCGTGCTGACCGCCGTCGCGGACCTCCGCTGGCAGGTCGCAAAAGAAAAAGCGTCGTATTATTGGATGGAAGAAGGGCTTACCGGTCAATATTATCAATACATCGACCGGCAAAAATTAAAAGGCGATCTCAAACAATTTTTTATCGAAGATTACGTTTTGTGGATGACGAAAGAATCCTCCGGCGTACAGCGCCTCGATAAAGAAGTGCGCGGCATCTTTTGGCGCAATATGCCGTTTCCGCAGCCGCTCAAAGAAGAGCTTAGGAAACGGAGCCTCGTGTACGACGAGTTGTGCATCAAAGATAACAACCGCGCGATGTCGGACGGATATTGATCGGCAGTCTGTGCGGCGGATTTTACCGAATCCCGCATTTCATTTTCCTATAGACAGATATGGAAAAGCGTGTATACTGTTCTTGACGGATTAATAATTCTGTCAAGGAGTTTAATATCGTTATGAAAAAGATGTTGATCGTAACGCTTATCATATCGGCGGCGGTTTTTGTATCGGCTTGCGGAACGAAAAAGCTTTCATATACCGCCGGCACATACGAGGCGACAGTCAGAGGCCACAATGCCGATATCACCGTTTCGGTGACATTCGATAATTCGGCGATAAAGGATATCGTCGTAACGGATGCTCACGAAACGAAGCGCGTCGGAGAGGTTGCGCTGAACGAGATGCCCGGAAAAATTATTGCAGCGCAGGGACTCGGCGTAGACGTCGTTGCCGGCGCGACGGTTACGTCGGCTGCGATAAAGGCTGCCGTCGCCGCGTGTGCAAAACAAGCGGGCGCGGATCCCGAAGCGTTGTATAAAATCGTGCCCGCAGCGGAAAAGGCGAAAGACGAAACCTACGACTACGATGTCGTCGTTGTCGGCGGCGGCATCGCCGGTATGATGGCGGCTGCAAAAGCGCACGAGCAGGGTGCAACTGTTGCATTGATCGAAAAGGAAGGGCTGCTCGGCGGAAGCTCGGTCAATACAAGCGGCGTATGGCAGGGAAATCCCGATAACAGCGATGATGCGAAAGAGCTCTGGATCAAAGCGTGGCTCAATTCGCAAAACGAAGTAACGGCCGTCGGTTTCCCGAAAGAGGAAATGATACGCGCGACAGCCGATATCAGCTGCGATTCGATTTTGTTTTTGAAAAGTATCGGTTTGAATTATACGGTGCGTCATCAAATCGGTCTCGATAAAACGGCGCTAAATACAGCCGGCGGCAGCAAAGCGTCCGGCAGTATCGCGTCTACAACCTACGTTATCCCCGATGTGCAGGATACGAAGCGCGGCTGGAAAATATGCGAAGTGCTCAATGATTATCTTGTCAAAGAAAATATTGCCGTCTTTTTGAATACGCCGGGTACGAAGCTTTTGATGAACGGCGACGGTTCCGTTGCAGGCGTCGTTTCGGAAACAAAGCGCGGAACGAAAACGTTTAAAGCGAAGGCTGTTATTCTCTGTACCGGAGGCTATCATCAAAACGAAGCGATGATGAAAAAATATATGCCGATTTCGGCGGGCAATTATTCCGCGAGCGCGATCGGAAATACCGGAGATGCCATCACGATGGGAGAAGCGGTCGGTGCGCAAGTCTATGATAATCAAGTCGTATTCGGCGGATATTTTGTATTTAATCCGCGCGATGTGTACCGCGGCGGTTACGCATACAGCGATACGATTCCGAACACGCTTTACGTTTCAAAATACGGCGATCGGCGCTTTAAGGAAGACGGACACGCGTATTCCGCTACGGCGATGTACAATATTTACGGCGAGCCGACCTTTGTGTGGGATATAATCGATAGTGACGCTATCGATTCCATCGCGATCCGTACCGATATGTATACTATCGGCGCCGACGAAATTCTTGCAAATAAAAACGGCTTATACGAAGTGTATAAGGCCGATACGCTTGCAGAGCTTGCGGAAAAGATCGGCGTTATTCCGACGCTGTTTCTTAAAACCGTCGAACACTACAACGATCTGTGCGATCGCGGTGTCGACAGCGACTGGGGTAAATCGCCGCAGCTGCTTGAAAAGATCGATAAGGGGCCGTTCTATGCGATCAAGGGATATTCCTGCGACCGCAGTACGGTCGGCGGCATCGTGACGAACGTCAACAGTGAAGTCATATCGCAAAACGGTGCCGTTATACCCGGTTTGTATGCGGCGGGCGATGCTTCCAATCGCGCATTTTACGGCGGTGCATACTTGGGCGCGAGCGGTCTTACGGTAGCGAGTACGCGCGGATATATGTCCGGACGCAATGCGGCGCAGTACGCTTTGCGAAACTAGTACTCGCGAAATTAAATGCTGTCGGCATCCCGCATCTGCTGAAGTGCAGACGAGGGATGCCGATTTTTTTTATTTTTGTTATCGGACACGCTTTGCTTTCGTTTTGCAAAAAGAGCCGATGCCGTTTATCGCACGGTTACGATGACTTTATCGACTATCGTTTTCGCCGTCGTCAATTTTGAAACGTCTGTGTAAATCTTTCCGTCGCTGCCGTCTTCGGATCCCGTTCCCGTAAGCGAAAGCGCGATTTCACCGCCGGCACCCGAAGGAATCTTCGCTTCGTATACGACGGAAGGCTGACCGTTGACGCCGGAATTTTTCTTCGTATAAAAATCGTTGTAGTCGAAACTCGTGTTGAACTCCGCTTTGATAACGTATGTTCCGTCGCCGATTTCGGCGGTAAACACGACACCTCCTTTCGGCGTTGCGGCCGTTACGGCGTCCACGTCGGAATTGAGCGGAGCGCCTTTCGCGCTTTCGTAGTGCGCCGCATGGTACCATACCGGAAGCGATTCCGGCCGGCCGGCTTTCGGACCGACGATCCAATTACGCTTGCTTGCGCGCTGCGTGACGTAAAGCGTGCGCACGTAATTTCCGTTCGCATCTTCAAGCCAAACGGCGCATTGAGACGCCATCTTTTCTTTCCAATTTTTACCGGCTCCGATACTGACTGTCGCTTCTCTTGCGAAAAGCGCCGTACCCAAAAGCAGGATTCCCATAAACGCACATGCTTTTTTCATTGTATACCTCCAAAAATTGCATTCATCCATATAGCGATAAAGCGATCCGTATGCCGCTTTCCGTTATTCCAATATTTTTTATCGCATTTTTTTAAGATGACCGATTCGATGCAGCCCCACAATCCCGAAACGAGAACGCCGACGTCGAGGTCGGGATTTGCGGAATGCGCGATGCCGCTTTGAACGCATTCTTTGAGCAGGGCGGCTCCGGTTCTGTTGCACACATAATACTGTTCGATAATTTTATCGCCCGCATCCGATGCCGATTCGATACCCTGCATGACCAGCAGCGCTCTCCGCGGATTTTCAAAGCACCATGTGCGGAACGCATCGATCGCGCCGTACAGCCGTTTTTTGCCGGGCCGCGAACCTTTCGCCCCGTCTGCGATTCGGGCGTTGAGCTCGTTTAAGCAATCGAGACTGATCGCTTGAAAGAGTTCGTCTTTGTCTTTGTAATAGTGGTAGATATTTGCCGCCGTAATTCCGCAATTCGAGGCAATATCGCGCATGACGATCTCGTCGGGGTTTTTGTGCATGAGCAGTTCAAGCGTTTTCGTCTTTATCGCCGGAACGATTTCCGGATTCGCGTTCCGCATGTCGCCTCCTTGTAAGACTTTCGTAAACAATGATAATTTAACGATGTTTAATTATTCCGTCAAGAGATGCCGTAAAAAAGCTGTGTTTTCGCGGGCGTTATCGAGCTGCCGCGAGAGCGGGGGGTGAAGGTTTTGATTGATGTTCGGAATATAAAGACTGCCGAAAAAGCCGAGTGCTTTTTCGGCGATGCTCAGTGCGCGGCAAAAAAAGCGCCGAACGATTTTACGATGTCGGCGCCTGCGATAAAGGTACCGGTCGAACTTCCGAGTGTCGAAAGCAAAAACACGAGGAGCACGCGAAGGAGGCGGTTGCGGTACCAGCCTTTTATGCTTGTCGCATCGGCTTGGAGATTTTCCATATCGGACACTTTCGGTTTGCAAAAATACGCCTGTACGACGCCCGTGACGAGTCCGACACCGATGACCGGAGTGAGAGACGTGACCGGAGCTCCTACGGCTGCAGAGACGATCGTGATCGGATGTCCGCCGGCTGCAAGCGTACCGAGCGCCGCAAGAGAAGCGTTCCAAAAAATCCAGCTTCCGATCATTTCGCTTCCGATGCGTTTTCCGCCGAGCGCAAAGCCGAGGGCGACGAGGGCGATTATCGCGATCGGGATGAGCCAACCGGCGTATTTTGAAAGCCCCGTTTTCGGCGGCACTTGATCGATATCGCTCGTATCGGTCGTTTCGTCTCCGGCTGCGATTTTTTTGAGGTACGCTTCCACGCCGGGAAGGTGCCCTGCTCCGAGGACTGCAAGCACTCTTTCGCCGTTCGCTTCCCAAATGCGAGAAGCGAGGTAGCGGTCGCGTTCGTTTATGAGCACTTCTTTTATCGCAGGCAAATATTCTGCAAGCTCCGTCATCATCGAATCCATTTCATTCGATTTTTTTAACGCTTCGATTTGTTCGGGCGATATTTTTTCTTTGTCGAATGCGCTTGCGATAAGCGCGGAAATCAATTTGCTTTTTCCCCACAGCGAATTTTTTACCCATGCGCGCCTCAGCGTCACGGCTATCGGCCGGTCGACCATGACCGACGGAATACCGAGTTCTGCGGCAGTGTTCATCGCGGCGAGCATTTCGTCTCCGGGTTTTACGCCGACGTTTTCTCCGAGCCGCTTTTGAAAAGATGCGAGCACCAAATTCGCCAACAGTAAAAATCCCTCTTTGCGCTTCAACACTGCGATGATGTCGAGCTTGCGGTAGCTTTCGGGATCGGTCATGGAGCGGCTGCGCTTTTCGTCGAGTTCGATAGCGACGCAGTCGGGTTTTTGTTCCCTGATCGCGTCCGTCACTTCTTTGATGCTTTCGTCTGAAACGTGCGCCGTTCCGAGCAGCGTAATCGTCCGTCCGTTCAGTGAAATCGTTTTTTGTGTGTTGCTCACTTTCCGAGGCTCCATTCGGCAAGCCGGTATTCGAAAAACATCGGTGCCTGCATTTTAATAATTTTCGAATAATATTCGTTTGCGAGCTTCGTCGAACCTTTGAGCTCGTAGAACAATCCCATGTAGTACCACATCCTGCCGCGATCGGACGGTTTGTCGATTTTATCGATTTTCAGGCGGAGCGAATTTTCCGCGTTGAATCCGCCCTGATCGTGATAGAGACGCATCATTTCGTAGGCGAGAGAACTGCGATCCAAGGGACGCATCGCCTGTGCTAAAAATTTTTTACAGTCGATGACGTTTTTTTCTTTGAGAAAGGAGGCTGCCGTCATGAGCGCGTAGGAAAAGTCGCTTTTATCGTACGAGTACGCTTTTTGAAATGCAGCCCGCGCTTTCGCCCAATTCCCTTCGTGCCATTCGAGCAGTCCGATATCTTTGTATGCGAAAAAATAATCGGGTTTCGTTTCGACGACTTTGTAAAAATCGACGAGCGCTTCTTTGTATTTTTTTTGTTCGTCGTAGAGTTCGGCCCGATATACGTACGCGAGAAAGTACGACGGATCGAGCGCTATCGCTTTTGTCCACGCCGCCTCCGCTTCTTGGAATTTGCCGCGGTAGCGCAGGTATGTTCCCCAATCGAGGTAAAAATCGTAATCCGAATCGTCGACTGCAATCGCCTTTTCTATGTATGTCGATGCGCGAAGATAATTTTTATCGTCTGCTGCGATCTTGCCCAAATACGAGAGAGCGAGCGCGTGAGAAGGATCCTTTGCGAGAATCGCTTCGAAAGATTTTTTCGCTTCGTCCGTGTCGCCGATGTAAAACGCCGTCTGCGCGAAACCGAAAAGCGCGTCGATATTGCCGCTTTCGCTTCGCAGCGCTCTTTTGTACGCGGCGTTTGCGAGTTTGAATTTACGGGAGAGAGCGTATTGTTCTGCAAGCGCGATGTTCGCCGCCGCATTGTTCGGATCGGAAGCGAGAAGGCGTTTGATAAGAGAATCCGCTTTTTTTCTGTCGCCCGACGCAAGAGCCGTGCGCATATTGAGTTCGAGCACGTCGATATTGTCCGCATCCCGTGCGAGCAGCGCCTCTCCCGCCTTTTTCGCTTCTTCCGTACGCCCCGCCGAAAGGAGGAGCGATGCGCGGAGGATTTCCAGCTGTATGTTTTCTTTGAGCTCATCGGGAAGATTTTCAAACGACGCGAGCGCTCCGGCGATATCGTTTGCCGAAAGAAGCGCTTGCAGCTCCCGAACGAATGCGACATCCGCGGAAACGGGGGGGGCTTCCTGCGCCGGAGCGGGAGGTTCTTCGCTCTGCACTACGGAT
This Treponema socranskii subsp. buccale DNA region includes the following protein-coding sequences:
- a CDS encoding FAD-dependent oxidoreductase, which codes for MKKMLIVTLIISAAVFVSACGTKKLSYTAGTYEATVRGHNADITVSVTFDNSAIKDIVVTDAHETKRVGEVALNEMPGKIIAAQGLGVDVVAGATVTSAAIKAAVAACAKQAGADPEALYKIVPAAEKAKDETYDYDVVVVGGGIAGMMAAAKAHEQGATVALIEKEGLLGGSSVNTSGVWQGNPDNSDDAKELWIKAWLNSQNEVTAVGFPKEEMIRATADISCDSILFLKSIGLNYTVRHQIGLDKTALNTAGGSKASGSIASTTYVIPDVQDTKRGWKICEVLNDYLVKENIAVFLNTPGTKLLMNGDGSVAGVVSETKRGTKTFKAKAVILCTGGYHQNEAMMKKYMPISAGNYSASAIGNTGDAITMGEAVGAQVYDNQVVFGGYFVFNPRDVYRGGYAYSDTIPNTLYVSKYGDRRFKEDGHAYSATAMYNIYGEPTFVWDIIDSDAIDSIAIRTDMYTIGADEILANKNGLYEVYKADTLAELAEKIGVIPTLFLKTVEHYNDLCDRGVDSDWGKSPQLLEKIDKGPFYAIKGYSCDRSTVGGIVTNVNSEVISQNGAVIPGLYAAGDASNRAFYGGAYLGASGLTVASTRGYMSGRNAAQYALRN
- a CDS encoding DUF2271 domain-containing protein, producing MKKACAFMGILLLGTALFAREATVSIGAGKNWKEKMASQCAVWLEDANGNYVRTLYVTQRASKRNWIVGPKAGRPESLPVWYHAAHYESAKGAPLNSDVDAVTAATPKGGVVFTAEIGDGTYVIKAEFNTSFDYNDFYTKKNSGVNGQPSVVYEAKIPSGAGGEIALSLTGTGSEDGSDGKIYTDVSKLTTAKTIVDKVIVTVR
- a CDS encoding TetR/AcrR family transcriptional regulator, yielding MRNANPEIVPAIKTKTLELLMHKNPDEIVMRDIASNCGITAANIYHYYKDKDELFQAISLDCLNELNARIADGAKGSRPGKKRLYGAIDAFRTWCFENPRRALLVMQGIESASDAGDKIIEQYYVCNRTGAALLKECVQSGIAHSANPDLDVGVLVSGLWGCIESVILKKCDKKYWNNGKRHTDRFIAIWMNAIFGGIQ
- a CDS encoding TraB/GumN family protein → MSNTQKTISLNGRTITLLGTAHVSDESIKEVTDAIREQKPDCVAIELDEKRSRSMTDPESYRKLDIIAVLKRKEGFLLLANLVLASFQKRLGENVGVKPGDEMLAAMNTAAELGIPSVMVDRPIAVTLRRAWVKNSLWGKSKLISALIASAFDKEKISPEQIEALKKSNEMDSMMTELAEYLPAIKEVLINERDRYLASRIWEANGERVLAVLGAGHLPGVEAYLKKIAAGDETTDTSDIDQVPPKTGLSKYAGWLIPIAIIALVALGFALGGKRIGSEMIGSWIFWNASLAALGTLAAGGHPITIVSAAVGAPVTSLTPVIGVGLVTGVVQAYFCKPKVSDMENLQADATSIKGWYRNRLLRVLLVFLLSTLGSSTGTFIAGADIVKSFGAFFAAH
- a CDS encoding tetratricopeptide repeat protein — encoded protein: MKKSLSRPIAGIFLTVLIISFVSCASTPKSGQSANVVQANAQTLPSVPQNTQVVPAEKTEQSAETSSDAAKAKAILPERETETGGTESKAEITDAREALSPSAAEKSPAAQETPSDAAKASVVQSEEPPAPAQEAPPVSADVAFVRELQALLSANDIAGALASFENLPDELKENIQLEILRASLLLSAGRTEEAKKAGEALLARDADNIDVLELNMRTALASGDRKKADSLIKRLLASDPNNAAANIALAEQYALSRKFKLANAAYKRALRSESGNIDALFGFAQTAFYIGDTDEAKKSFEAILAKDPSHALALSYLGKIAADDKNYLRASTYIEKAIAVDDSDYDFYLDWGTYLRYRGKFQEAEAAWTKAIALDPSYFLAYVYRAELYDEQKKYKEALVDFYKVVETKPDYFFAYKDIGLLEWHEGNWAKARAAFQKAYSYDKSDFSYALMTAASFLKEKNVIDCKKFLAQAMRPLDRSSLAYEMMRLYHDQGGFNAENSLRLKIDKIDKPSDRGRMWYYMGLFYELKGSTKLANEYYSKIIKMQAPMFFEYRLAEWSLGK